A section of the Telopea speciosissima isolate NSW1024214 ecotype Mountain lineage chromosome 3, Tspe_v1, whole genome shotgun sequence genome encodes:
- the LOC122656484 gene encoding mitochondrial import inner membrane translocase subunit PAM16 like 2-like yields MAAKILANLLVMGSGILARALVQAYRQALQNASKSGVAQETIQNTMRRASKTMTEQEARQILGITENTAWEEILQRYDTLFERNAKNGSFYLQSKVHRAKECLEAVYKPKDSNPTG; encoded by the exons ATG GCTGCAAAAATTCTTGCCAACTTGCTTGTAATGGGCTCTGGGATATTGGCAAGGGCTCTAGTTCAAGCATACCGTCAAGCGCTTCAAA ATGCCTCAAAATCTGGTGTTGCTCAAGAAACAATTCAGAACACTATGCGCAGAGCTAGCAAAACCATGACCGAACAAGAGGCGAGACAGATTCTTGGCATTACTGAGAATACTGCTTGGGAGGAAATCTTACAG AGGTATGATACTTTGTTCGAGAGGAATGCTAAGAATGGGAGCTTTTATCTTCAGTCAAAAGTTCACAGGGCTAAGGAATGTTTAGAAGCTGTGTACAAACCCAAAGACTCGAATCCAACAGGTTGA
- the LOC122654936 gene encoding uncharacterized protein LOC122654936 — MVMLSTTISFSISISISMPSLLMQPTFLSYSSTTTSLRPLTSLSLRRNHFPIRIRTTEPNSTAANPNPKFKIFSTQSQTASATTAVEESPPAPKDSGSDVIRKFYGRINGHDLDSVEDLIAENCIYEDLIFPQPFVGRKAILDFFKKFISSISTDLQFVIDDISDEDSSAVGVTWHLEILSFIAIFSCGNGKKIEWKGRPFPFSKGCSFYRLDIINGKRQIIYGRDSVEPSIKPGETALVAIRGVTWLLERFPRLVDLL, encoded by the exons ATGGTGATGCTTTCCACCACCATCTcgttctccatctccatctccatctccatgcCTTCGTTGTTGATGCAACCCACCTTTCTTTCATATTCTTCAACTACTACATCTCTTCgtcctctcacttctctttccCTCAGAAGAAACCATTTTCCTATTAGAATTCGAACAACAGAGCCAAACAGCACAGCAGCAAACCCAAATCCCAAATTTAAGATTTTTTCAACGCAGAGCCAAACAGCATCAGCAACTACGGCAGTTGAGGAATCGCCGCCAGCTCCAAAAGATTCTGGTTCGGATGTGATTAGGAAATTTTATGGCCGAATCAACGGCCACGATCTCGACTCCGTGGAGGACCTCATCGCCGAGAATTGCATTTACGAGGATCTTATCTTCCCTCAGCCATTCGTTGGCCGTAAG GCAATTCTAGATTTCTTTAAGAAGTTCATTAGTTCCATCAGCACAGATCTGCAATTTGTTATTGATGACATATCTGATGAAGATTCATCAGCAGTTGGGGTTACATGGCATTTGG AAATATTGTCATTTATTGCTATTTTTTCATgtggaaatggaaaaaaaatagagtggAAGGGAAGGCCATTTCCATTCAGCAAAGGTTGCAGCTTTTACCGTTTGGACATTATCAATGGGAAGAGACAGATTAT ATATGGGCGCGATAGTGTGGAACCTTCTATCAAGCCTGGGGAGACAGCTTTG GTTGCTATCAGAGGAGTGACTTGGCTGTTAGAAAGGTTTCCAAGGCTTGTGGACCTGTTATGA